From a region of the Alnus glutinosa chromosome 1, dhAlnGlut1.1, whole genome shotgun sequence genome:
- the LOC133879206 gene encoding putative DEAD-box ATP-dependent RNA helicase 29 has product MAVEKELYVSSKAELKRKEKQQKKAKSGGFESLGLSPDVYRGIKRKGYRVPTPIQRKTMPLILSGADVVAMARTGSGKTAAFLVPMLERLRRHAPQAGPRALILSPTRDLALQTLKFAKDLGRFTDLNISLLVGGDSMESQFEELAHSPDIIIATPGRLMHHLSEVDDMSLRTVEYVVFDEADSLFGMGFAEQLHKILVQLSENRQTLLFSATLPSALAEFAKAGLREPQLVRLDLDTRISPDLKVIFFTLRHEEKNAALLYLIREQISSDQQTLIFVSTKHHVEFLNMLFREEGIEPSVCYGAMDQDARKIHVSRFRSRKTMVLIVTDVAARGIDIPLLDNVINWDFPPKPKIFVHRVGRAARAGRTGTAFSFVTSEDMPYLLDLHLFLSKPIRAAPNEEEVLQDMDGVMSKIDQAVANGETVYGRFPQTVIDLVSDRVRETIDSSAELTSLQKTCTNAFRLYLKTKPLPSKESIRRSKELPREGSHPMFRSVLGGGELMALAFSERLKMFRPKQTILEAEGEAAKSKHLQGPSSQWVDVMKKKRAIHEEIINLVHQQRSNNHVEKEISPEIVSSNEKEKKACGPKRKAKGFKDEEYYISSVQTNHHMEAGLAVGANQDFGSNRLETAVLDLVGDDGASMQKQKSRYHWDKRGKKYVKLNNGERVTASGKIKTESGAKVKGKKTGIYEKWKQRSHNRISLKGTSSEGNAEESPSMPGDRRLQGNNRKFRGSKKQHSVPNAHVRSEIKDLEQVRKERQKKANKISNLKGKPSKGKKFNRNGKRGKAK; this is encoded by the exons ATGGCGGTGGAAAAAGAGCTATACGTGAGCTCAAAGGCGGAGCTGAAGCGAAAGGAGAAGCAGCAGAAGAAGGCCAAGTCCGGAGGGTTCGAATCCTTAGGTCTCAGCCCCGATGTGTACAGGGGAATCAAGCGCAAGGGCTACCGAGTCCCCACCCCGATTCAGCGCAAGACCATGCCACTCATTCTCTCCGGCGCCGACGTCGTCGCCATGGCCCGCACCGGCTCCGGAAAGACCGCCGCCTTCCTCGTCCCCATGCTCGAGCGCCTCCGCCGCCACGCCCCACAGGCCGGCCCCAGGGCTCTTATCCTCTCTCCCACTCGCGACTTGGCGCTCCAGACCCTCAAGTTCGCCAAGGACCTCGGTCGCTTCACgg ATCTAAATATTAGTTTACTAGTTGGTGGTGATAGCATGGAGAGTCAATTCGAAGAATTAGCACATAGTCCTGATATTATAATTGCAACACCCGGTAGGCTCATGCATCATTTATCTGAGGTTGATGACATGTCATTGCGCACGGTGGAATATGTTGTTTTTGACGAAGCGGATAGTCTTTTTGGCATGGGTTTTGCTGAGCAGTTGCATAAGATTCTAGTGCAGCTGAGTGAGAACCGTCAGACCTTGCTTTTCAGTGCCACGTTACCCAGTGCCCTTGCGGAGTTTGCCAAGGCAGGTCTGCGAGAACCTCAGCTTGTACGACTTGATTTGGATACTAGAATTAGCCCTGACCTCAAGGTTATCTTTTTCACTTTAAggcatgaagaaaaaaatgcgGCATTGCTGTATTTGATAAGGGAGCAAATTAGTTCTGATCAGCAGACGTTGATATTCGTTTCCACAAAACACCATGTGGAGTTCCTCAATATGTTGTTTAGAGAAGAGGGAATCGAGCCTTCTGTATGTTATGGTGCTATGGATCAAGATGCTCGCAAGATTCATGTGTCAAGGTTTAGGTCAAGAAAGACTATGGTGCTAATTGTGACGGATGTTGCTGCTAGGGGCATTGACATTCCATTGCTTGACAATGTCATCAATTGGGACTTTCCCCCAAAACCTAAAATTTTTGTACATAGAGTAGGACGAGCTGCAAGAGCAGGTCGGACTGGTACTGCATTTTCTTTTGTGACATCTGAGGATATGCCTTACCTTTTAGAtcttcatctctttctctcaaaGCCCATTAGAGCTGCACCGAATGAAGAGGAGGTTTTGCAGGATATGGATGGAGTCATGTCCAAGATTGATCAAGCAGTTGCAAATGGAGAAACCGTCTATGGGCGTTTCCCCCAGACTGTTATCGATCTTGTTTCAGATAGAGTTAGGGAAACAATTGATTCTTCTGCCGAGCTGACTTCTTTGCAGAAAACCTGTACAAATGCATTTCGCTTGTATTTGAAGACAAAACCCTTACCTTCAAAGGAGTCCATTAGAAGATCCAAGGAATTACCCCGTGAAGGGTCGCACCCAATGTTCAGAAGTGTACTGGGAGGTGGAGAGTTAATGGCATTGGCATTTTCTGAACGGTTGAAAATGTTCAG ACCCAAGCAGACCATTCTTGAAGCTGAAGGAGAAGCTGCTAAATCAAAGCATCTGCAG GGTCCTTCTAGTCAATGGGTTGAtgtaatgaagaaaaaaagagcaatTCATGAAGAGATTATTAATTTAGTACATCAGCAACGTTCTAACAATCATGTGGAGAAG GAAATCAGTCCTGAGATCGTTTCTTCCAATGAGAAGGAGAAAAAAG CTTGCGGGCCTAAAAGAAAGGCAAAGGGCTTCAAAGATGAGGAGTACTATATAAGTTCGGTACAAACAAATCAT CATATGGAAGCAGGACTTGCAGTAGGAGCTAACCAAGACTTTGGATCAAATAG ATTGGAAACTGCTGTCTTGGATCTAGTTGGAGATGATGGTGCGAGCATGCAGAAACAGAAATCTCGTTATCATTGGGACAAG AGGGGTAAAAAGTATGTCAAGCTAAACAACGGTGAACGTGTTACAGCTAGTGGaaag ATAAAGACAGAGAGTGGTGCAAAAGTAAAAGGTAAGAAAACTGGGATATATGAGAAGTGGAAACAACGGTCGCATAATAGAATATCTCTTAAAGGAACCAGTAGTGAAGGGAATGCTGAGGAATCCCCAAGCATGCCAG GAGATCGTAGATTGCAAGGAAACAATAGAAAGTTTAGAGGGAGCAAGAAGCAGCATTCTGTGCCTAATGCTCATGTACGTTCAGAAATTAAAGATCTAGAACAAGTTCGGAAGGAGAGACAGAAGAAGGCAAACAAAATCTCCAACTTGAAGGGCAAACCTAGCAAGggcaaaaaatttaacagaaatgGAAAAAGAGGAAAGGCAAAGTAA